The Quercus robur chromosome 7, dhQueRobu3.1, whole genome shotgun sequence genome has a segment encoding these proteins:
- the LOC126690878 gene encoding secreted RxLR effector protein 161-like, whose translation MYLTTTRPDIMYSVSLISRYMENPTKIHLLAAKRILRYLQGTRDFGLFYKKGEKSDLLGFTDSDYAGDQDDRRSTSDYVFMLGTGVVSWSSKKQPIVTLSTTEAEFVVATACACQAIWLKKILEELQFKEDGPILIYCDNSSAIKLSKNPVLHGRSKHIDVKYHFLRDLTNDGVINLVYCRSEDQVADIQTKPLKLATFVKLRGLLGVCSHAAAKEDFVEG comes from the coding sequence ATGTATTTAACTACAACAAGGCCAGACATAATGTATTCTGTGAGTTTAATAAGTAGATATATGGAGAATCCAACAAAAATACACTTGTTAGCTGCTAAGAGAATCCTTCGTTACTTGCAAGGAACAAGAGATTTTGGGCTGTTCTACAAGAAGGGTGAAAAGTCAGACTTGCTTGGGTTTACTGACAGTGATTATGCTGGAGATCAAGATGATAGAAGGAGCACTTCGGACTATGTTTTCATGTTAGGAACAGGAGTTGTTTCATGGTCATCAAAGAAGCAACCAATCGTCACATTGTCAACCACTGAAGCTGAATTTGTTGTAGCAACAGCTTGTGCTTGTCAAGCTATTTGGCTGAAGAAGATACTTGAAGAATTGCAGTTCAAAGAAGATGGGCCTATTCTTATTTACTGTGACAACAGCTCAGCAATAAAGCTCTCAAAGAATCCTGTTCTACATGGTCGAAGCAAGCATATAGATGTGAAGTATCATTTCTTGAGGGATCTCACAAATGATGGAGTTATTAATTTGGTTTACTGTAGAAGTGAAGACCAAGTTGCAGATATTCAGACCAAGCCTCTCAAGTTGGCTACATTTGTGAAGCTACGTGGTCTACTTGGAGTGTGTTCACATGCTGCCGCAAAGGAAGACTTTGTAGAGGgttga